In Schizosaccharomyces osmophilus chromosome 2, complete sequence, the following proteins share a genomic window:
- a CDS encoding mitochondrial membrane protein, conserved protein: MNHQSHIHANKPPASNFWRRVGIDAMAATTASALVSPFILTIDRSIVENTSGRSSLLQSVAHSFKRILSRPHSFIFSLPFALVFSIYSGTYMTANTIDTIDNIRYNNPVFKAETTGFVKFTSVTAANSGLSILKDSFFTKFWGTGTPRPLGWQSYGLYGLRDALTIAFSFNVPPMIAPYLPGGLVTAQLATPCIVQLVSTPLHLMALDIYNRGGPNISVANRIAQIRKNLLKSTFARVVRILPAFGFGGVTNRKLRTTYLDALQERTRKSQQLANA; this comes from the coding sequence ATGAATCATCAATCACATATTCATGCTAACAAGCCTCCCGCTTCCAACTTTTGGAGACGAGTCGGTATAGATGCCATGGCAGCCACGACTGCCAGTGCCTTGGTTTCTCCTTTCATCCTTACCATCGACCGTTCGATCGTCGAAAACACGAGTGGTCGCAGCTCTCTCTTGCAGTCGGTCGCCCATTCCTTCAAACGCATCCTTTCCCGTCCCcattcctttatttttagcCTTCCTTTTGCCCTTgtcttttccatttattCTGGCACGTATATGACGGCTAATACTATCGATACCATAGACAACATTCGTTATAATAATCCCGTGTTTAAGGCTGAAACAACGGGTTTTGTAAAATTCACCTCCGTCACTGCTGCCAATAGTGGTCTCTCTATTCTCAAAGATAGCTTTTTCACAAAATTCTGGGGCACCGGTACTCCTCGTCCTCTTGGTTGGCAAAGTTATGGCCTTTATGGTCTTCGTGATGCCCTGACCATTGCATTCTCTTTTAACGTTCCACCCATGATTGCTCCCTACTTGCCCGGTGGTCTTGTTACCGCTCAATTGGCTACGCCCTGTATTGTGCAATTAGTTAGCACTCCCCTCCATTTGATGGCTCTCGACATTTACAACCGTGGCGGTCCCAACATTAGTGTTGCAAACCGCATCGCCCAAATTCGGAAGAACTTATTGAAAAGCACTTTTGCCCGTGTCGTTAGAATCCTCCCTGCCTTTGGATTTGGCGGCGTTACCAATCGCAAACTTCGCACTACTTACTTGGATGCTCTTCAGGAGCGTACCCGTAAATCTCAGCAGCTTGCTAATGCTTAA